A genomic segment from Arcobacter acticola encodes:
- a CDS encoding nucleotidyltransferase domain-containing protein — MTVVGILKVLKSYSYSDDIYLFGSILKNKNVIYDIDLLILYESQDELLKKKNDLNQLSVYYPLDIYYMSLDEEIELDFINKVGAVQLKDIKIGKFKDIK, encoded by the coding sequence ATGACTGTAGTTGGAATTTTAAAAGTTTTAAAAAGTTATTCATATTCCGATGATATATATTTATTTGGTTCTATTTTAAAAAATAAGAATGTAATTTATGATATAGATTTATTGATTTTATATGAATCTCAAGATGAGCTTCTAAAAAAGAAGAATGATTTAAATCAATTGTCAGTTTATTATCCTTTAGATATATACTATATGAGTTTGGATGAAGAAATAGAGTTAGATTTTATAAATAAAGTAGGTGCAGTACAACTTAAAGATATTAAAATAGGAAAATTTAAAGATATTAAATGA
- a CDS encoding esterase/lipase family protein translates to MEKLILFIHGLGGTKESFGNFKQFINEDEELSSWDVAFYEYPTSLIHVPYFNKYPKIQSLSKDLEGEINAHFSNYNEIVLVCHSMGGLIAKKYLVDNLEMIKLNEIKVTKVVLYATPNIGSDLAFGVYSFHPQIAQLRKNSDFLEELNKNFISSSISEYIDFNYIIGSLDRVVDRVSASGLWNEGYKEISDKAHMGSNGIAKPRNSKDRTFLDLKQILLENKKISLNRRIKRKELFNNLEPYFNENKSILSIYGPNNDYKYNAESEIAHAWKEKIESCILPNNHKIIDLFEQNYFLLTDREKEEFQIYKVHTKDFNAKHTGKSDFNGQQFPREILNVLRSLNE, encoded by the coding sequence GTGGAAAAATTAATATTATTTATACATGGTTTAGGTGGAACTAAAGAATCATTTGGTAATTTTAAACAGTTTATTAATGAAGATGAAGAATTGTCTTCTTGGGATGTTGCGTTCTATGAATATCCAACTAGTTTAATTCATGTACCTTATTTTAATAAATACCCTAAAATACAATCTTTAAGTAAAGATTTGGAAGGTGAAATTAATGCACACTTTTCTAATTATAATGAAATAGTGCTAGTTTGCCATAGTATGGGTGGACTTATTGCAAAAAAGTATTTAGTTGACAATTTGGAAATGATAAAGTTAAATGAAATAAAAGTAACTAAAGTAGTTTTGTATGCAACTCCTAATATAGGTTCTGATTTAGCATTTGGTGTATATTCTTTTCATCCACAAATAGCACAATTAAGAAAAAATAGCGATTTTTTAGAAGAATTAAATAAAAATTTTATTTCATCAAGTATATCTGAGTATATTGATTTTAATTATATTATAGGTAGTTTAGATAGAGTTGTAGATAGAGTAAGTGCAAGTGGATTATGGAATGAAGGATATAAAGAAATATCAGATAAAGCACACATGGGTAGTAATGGAATTGCAAAACCAAGAAATTCAAAGGATAGGACTTTTCTTGATTTAAAACAAATTCTTTTAGAGAATAAAAAGATTTCTTTAAATAGAAGAATAAAAAGAAAAGAATTATTTAATAATTTAGAACCTTATTTTAATGAAAATAAATCTATATTAAGTATTTATGGTCCAAATAATGATTATAAATATAATGCAGAAAGTGAAATTGCTCATGCATGGAAAGAAAAAATAGAAAGTTGTATCCTTCCTAATAATCATAAGATTATTGATTTATTTGAACAGAATTATTTTCTTTTAACTGATAGAGAAAAAGAAGAATTTCAGATTTATAAAGTTCATACTAAAGATTTTAATGCAAAACATACGGGGAAATCAGATTTTAATGGACAACAATTCCCTCGTGAAATATTAAATGTATTAAGGAGCCTGAATGAATAA
- a CDS encoding mechanosensitive ion channel family protein has translation MFQKLLLKILTILIIPIFLFSDNIPETPIKLIGKDTSVTKPTIEPTIVTEDTTKNLENQIDIQNKLINEVILNINNESYLTSLPEKSFYENEILFLTNKINANNIQNNTLAAQRDELKVAYLDEKSYYENTLKDIIIGKQEFKNKKYFEEILQNNINKIQKFKLDPYTLIYNNELKNDSKVSTEFIDSYIELYNQKHTQLFVLQYLYSNMQKIRASNFFIDEFNLKYIINKIDNIKSISYFSSLISYHLNFSIGEASVVLLIIIFFRLLNRYLIALIINFISKILFKNDQEAEESVLYYLKEAINSPLIYSLYLFSIQISIFILIKDQSLINQIMPWINTIYMALLTWAMYSILNNSISIYAQNLLEKYQNVRKEMIVFILKIVKVLLILVVILFLFTQLGIDVKAIAASLGVGGIAIALAAKDTLANFFASLNIMTDNSFSQGDWIKTDDFEGTVVDIRMRTTRIRTFDNAMITVPNTQIANAHILNWSKRIIGRRIKMSIGVTYENKMSDIVCLKNDILDMLLNHPNIASNKNIDISRTKAFEAIKREDLEGIKNTLLVYIDEFGATSINILVYCFSRSPVWEDWLDTKEDVMIKIARLVEKNHCEFAYPTQVVHLKQEQKIEDLS, from the coding sequence ATGTTTCAAAAACTTTTATTAAAAATATTAACTATTTTAATAATTCCAATATTCTTATTCTCAGATAATATTCCAGAGACTCCAATTAAATTAATAGGTAAAGATACCTCTGTTACAAAACCAACAATAGAACCCACAATAGTTACAGAAGATACAACAAAAAATTTAGAAAATCAAATAGATATTCAAAATAAATTAATTAATGAAGTTATACTTAATATAAATAATGAATCATATCTAACATCCTTACCTGAAAAAAGTTTTTATGAAAATGAAATTTTATTTTTAACAAATAAAATCAATGCAAACAATATTCAAAATAACACTTTAGCTGCACAAAGAGATGAATTAAAAGTTGCTTATTTAGATGAAAAATCTTATTATGAAAATACCCTAAAAGATATAATTATCGGAAAGCAAGAGTTTAAAAATAAAAAATACTTTGAAGAAATCTTACAAAATAATATAAATAAAATACAAAAGTTTAAACTTGATCCTTATACACTAATTTATAATAATGAATTAAAAAATGATTCTAAAGTATCTACAGAATTTATAGATAGTTATATAGAGTTATATAATCAAAAACATACTCAATTATTTGTACTTCAATACTTATATTCAAATATGCAAAAGATTAGAGCTTCAAATTTCTTTATTGATGAATTTAATCTTAAATATATAATAAATAAAATTGACAATATAAAATCAATTTCTTATTTTTCATCACTCATTTCTTATCACTTAAATTTTTCTATTGGTGAAGCTTCTGTTGTACTTTTAATTATCATATTTTTTAGATTATTAAATAGATACTTAATTGCTTTAATAATAAATTTTATTTCAAAAATATTATTTAAAAATGATCAAGAAGCCGAAGAAAGTGTACTTTACTATTTAAAAGAGGCAATTAATTCCCCTTTGATTTATAGTTTATACCTTTTTTCAATACAAATTTCTATTTTTATTTTAATAAAAGACCAATCATTAATAAATCAGATAATGCCATGGATAAATACAATTTATATGGCTCTTTTAACATGGGCTATGTATTCTATTCTAAATAATAGTATTTCAATTTATGCTCAAAACTTACTTGAGAAATATCAAAATGTAAGAAAAGAGATGATTGTTTTTATTTTAAAGATTGTCAAAGTTCTACTTATTTTAGTTGTAATTCTTTTTTTATTTACCCAACTTGGAATTGATGTAAAAGCAATCGCTGCATCACTGGGAGTTGGGGGTATTGCAATAGCGCTTGCTGCTAAAGATACTCTTGCTAATTTCTTTGCTTCATTAAATATTATGACAGATAACTCATTTTCCCAAGGTGATTGGATAAAAACAGATGATTTTGAAGGAACTGTTGTTGATATTAGAATGAGAACAACAAGAATTAGAACATTTGATAATGCAATGATAACTGTTCCAAATACTCAAATTGCAAATGCGCATATTTTAAACTGGTCAAAAAGAATAATAGGAAGAAGAATAAAAATGAGTATTGGAGTAACATATGAAAATAAAATGTCAGATATTGTATGTTTAAAAAATGATATCTTAGATATGTTATTAAATCATCCAAATATTGCTTCAAACAAAAATATAGATATTTCAAGAACAAAAGCCTTTGAAGCAATAAAAAGAGAAGATTTAGAAGGTATTAAAAATACTCTTTTAGTGTATATTGATGAATTTGGAGCAACATCTATAAATATCTTAGTTTATTGTTTCTCAAGAAGTCCTGTATGGGAAGACTGGCTTGATACAAAAGAAGATGTAATGATAAAAATAGCTAGATTAGTTGAGAAAAACCATTGTGAGTTTGCTTACCCTACTCAAGTTGTACATTTAAAACAAGAGCAAAAAATAGAAGACTTAAGTTAG
- a CDS encoding peptidylprolyl isomerase gives MSKATARHILLNNEKLARKLKKEIINNEITFEKAAKKFSKCGSAKRGGSLGTFQKGDMVKEFDNIVFTQDLNKIHGPIKTQFGFHLIEIMARY, from the coding sequence ATGTCAAAAGCAACAGCAAGACACATTCTTCTAAATAATGAAAAGTTAGCAAGAAAACTAAAAAAAGAGATAATCAACAATGAAATTACCTTTGAAAAAGCAGCAAAAAAATTTTCAAAATGTGGTTCTGCAAAAAGAGGAGGGAGTCTTGGGACTTTCCAAAAGGGAGATATGGTTAAAGAATTTGACAATATAGTCTTTACTCAAGATTTAAATAAAATACACGGACCAATAAAAACTCAATTTGGTTTTCATCTAATAGAAATAATGGCTAGATACTAG
- a CDS encoding XRE family transcriptional regulator, with protein MDKDNFKSLLKKANFNKRTFSEHLGLKYQSVNSWGNNGRSVPYWVESWLNLYIDNHKCKQIKEMLKNTGVCE; from the coding sequence ATGGATAAAGATAATTTTAAATCATTATTAAAAAAAGCTAATTTCAATAAACGCACCTTTTCAGAACATTTAGGATTGAAATATCAAAGTGTAAATTCATGGGGAAACAACGGTAGAAGCGTTCCTTATTGGGTTGAATCATGGCTGAATTTATATATTGATAATCACAAATGCAAGCAAATAAAAGAGATGTTAAAAAATACAGGAGTATGCGAATGA
- the thiD gene encoding bifunctional hydroxymethylpyrimidine kinase/phosphomethylpyrimidine kinase — protein MKVVLSIAGSDSGGGAGIQADIKSAQYHGVFMTTAITAVTAQNTKGVSGICVLEPSFVKEQINSVLSDFKVASIKIGMLGSKKLVLEIEKAIKNLDIPIILDPVSISRAGSKLIDEEAVNSLKDLFKYSYLITPNKYEAKLFFDVSCIEDIKKLQKPQANILFKNMIESQDKTVDVLLTKDGEIKEFESSKANELNTHGTGCSYSSSIASLIAKNYSLEDAIKVSKDYIYNAIKNAPNLGAGNGPINHSLNDL, from the coding sequence ATGAAAGTAGTTTTATCGATAGCCGGAAGCGATAGTGGTGGCGGTGCTGGAATTCAAGCTGATATAAAAAGTGCTCAATATCATGGTGTTTTTATGACAACTGCAATTACAGCTGTAACTGCTCAAAATACAAAAGGAGTAAGTGGAATATGTGTGCTTGAACCCTCTTTTGTAAAAGAACAAATAAACAGTGTACTTAGTGATTTTAAAGTTGCAAGTATAAAAATAGGAATGCTAGGTTCAAAAAAATTAGTTTTAGAAATAGAAAAAGCTATAAAAAATTTAGATATTCCTATTATTTTAGATCCTGTTTCTATTTCAAGGGCTGGATCTAAATTAATAGATGAAGAAGCTGTAAATAGTTTAAAAGATTTATTTAAATATAGTTATTTAATAACACCAAATAAATATGAAGCAAAGCTTTTTTTTGATGTAAGTTGCATTGAAGATATAAAAAAACTTCAAAAGCCACAAGCAAATATTTTATTTAAAAATATGATTGAAAGCCAAGATAAAACAGTTGATGTTTTATTAACAAAAGATGGAGAGATTAAAGAGTTTGAAAGTTCAAAAGCAAATGAATTAAATACCCATGGAACAGGTTGTAGCTATAGCTCTTCAATAGCTTCTTTAATTGCTAAAAACTACTCTTTAGAAGACGCAATTAAAGTATCTAAAGATTATATTTACAATGCTATAAAAAACGCGCCTAATCTTGGAGCTGGAAATGGACCTATAAATCACTCACTTAATGATTTATAG